A genomic stretch from Hymenobacter psoromatis includes:
- a CDS encoding glycoside hydrolase family 1, with translation MKSFLTEIKDHFGSGNYEGDEFGGARGHNGNGLPTGLPNNFMFATGIECSYPTINQGKTRRDQLAECDHYNRYKEDLGLVKELGLKVLRYGLPYYNIQQSPDKYDWEFADLAMAEMQRLEITPILDLMHFGVPDWLGNFQNPELPVHFAAYCEEVAKRYPWVRYYTPVNEIYVTAKSSAKDGVWNEQLKSDKGFVTALKHTVAASIMGTQRIAKHRPDCVIVQSESAEFTHELHAEHTPVVQLANKLRFASLDLLYAHQPDGDVLNYLYDNGMTRREYDWFMAGEPPGYQVMGNDYYGRNEKIMLPDGSIQTSMDVLGWYTITHDYYQRYKKPVMHTETNVFDAEQAPLWLWKQWVNILRMRKEGVPVLGFTWYSLIDQIDWETGLAEQKGTVNACGLYDLDRKPRPVADAYKMLLQEYGQITIVPHGELFEVTDRPATLKVEV, from the coding sequence ATGAAATCTTTTCTCACAGAAATTAAGGACCACTTCGGCAGCGGCAACTACGAGGGCGATGAGTTTGGGGGCGCGCGCGGGCACAATGGCAACGGCTTGCCCACGGGCTTGCCCAACAACTTCATGTTTGCCACCGGCATTGAGTGCAGCTACCCTACTATCAACCAAGGCAAAACCCGTCGCGACCAACTGGCCGAGTGCGACCACTATAACCGCTACAAGGAAGACCTGGGCTTGGTAAAAGAGCTGGGCCTGAAAGTGTTGCGCTACGGCCTGCCGTACTACAATATTCAGCAAAGCCCCGACAAGTACGACTGGGAATTTGCGGACTTGGCAATGGCGGAGATGCAGCGGCTGGAAATTACGCCTATTCTGGATTTGATGCATTTTGGCGTGCCCGACTGGCTGGGCAATTTCCAGAATCCCGAGCTGCCGGTGCATTTCGCGGCCTACTGCGAGGAAGTGGCCAAGCGCTACCCCTGGGTGCGCTACTACACGCCGGTGAACGAGATTTACGTCACGGCCAAGTCGAGCGCCAAGGACGGTGTTTGGAACGAGCAGCTCAAGTCGGACAAAGGCTTCGTGACGGCCCTCAAGCACACGGTGGCGGCCAGCATTATGGGCACCCAGCGCATTGCCAAGCACCGGCCCGACTGCGTGATTGTGCAGAGCGAATCGGCAGAGTTTACGCACGAGCTGCACGCCGAGCACACCCCCGTCGTGCAGCTGGCGAACAAGCTGCGCTTCGCCTCGCTGGACCTGCTCTACGCGCATCAGCCCGATGGCGACGTGCTTAACTACCTATATGACAACGGCATGACCCGGCGCGAATACGACTGGTTCATGGCCGGCGAACCGCCCGGCTACCAGGTGATGGGCAACGACTACTACGGCCGCAACGAGAAAATAATGCTGCCCGACGGCAGCATCCAGACCAGCATGGACGTGCTGGGCTGGTACACCATTACCCACGACTACTACCAGCGTTACAAGAAGCCGGTGATGCACACCGAAACCAACGTGTTTGACGCGGAGCAGGCCCCGCTGTGGCTCTGGAAACAGTGGGTCAACATCCTGCGGATGCGCAAGGAAGGCGTGCCGGTGCTGGGCTTTACGTGGTATTCACTCATCGACCAGATTGACTGGGAAACCGGCCTAGCCGAGCAAAAGGGCACCGTGAATGCCTGCGGCCTCTACGACCTCGACCGTAAGCCGCGCCCCGTGGCCGATGCCTACAAGATGCTTTTGCAGGAATACGGGCAGATTACCATCGTGCCCCACGGCGAGCTGTTTGAGGTGACGGACCGCCCGGCCACGCTCAAAGTGGAGGTATAA